The Eubacteriaceae bacterium Marseille-Q4139 genome has a window encoding:
- the rpsG gene encoding 30S ribosomal protein S7 has product MPRKGHTQKRDVLADPLYNNKVVTKLINNIMLDGKRGVAQKIVYGAFGQVAEKTGKDAVEVFEEAMNNIMPVLEVKAKRIGGATYQVPIEVKPDRRQALALRWLTQYSRKRSEKTQMDRLANEIMDAANNTGAAVKKKEEMHKMAEANKAFAHYRF; this is encoded by the coding sequence GTGCCACGTAAAGGACATACTCAGAAAAGAGACGTATTAGCAGATCCTCTGTACAATAACAAGGTTGTTACGAAGTTAATCAACAACATCATGTTAGACGGCAAGAGAGGAGTTGCTCAGAAGATCGTTTACGGCGCATTCGGCCAGGTTGCTGAGAAGACCGGAAAGGATGCCGTAGAAGTATTTGAAGAGGCTATGAACAACATCATGCCTGTTCTCGAGGTTAAGGCAAAACGTATCGGCGGTGCCACCTACCAGGTACCGATTGAGGTTAAGCCGGACAGAAGACAGGCTCTGGCCCTTCGCTGGCTGACTCAGTATTCCAGAAAGAGATCTGAGAAGACCCAGATGGACAGACTTGCAAACGAGATCATGGACGCTGCCAACAACACTGGCGCAGCCGTGAAGAAGAAAGAGGAAATGCACAAGATGGCAGAGGCCAACAAGGCATTTGCTCATTACAGATTCTAA